The Desulfovibrio piger DNA segment AAAAGCCCCACGATGGTTTTGGCACGTCCCTTTTCCGGCAGGGGATTGCTGAGGCTTTCGCAGAAGGCGGCGACCATTTCATCAAGCCCCCCATGCCGCAGGGCGAACGCCATGCAGGGATGCTCCTGGTGCATCTTGTCGAACAGGCGCACCACACCACGGGATGCTTGGACTCACACTGCTGGAAAAAGCACTCCTCAATAGCCTCTGTCAGCAGCTCATGATCTGCAAGAGGGGCCGCTTCCACCAAGGCATCCAGTCTGTCCAAGACAGCCTTGCCGCACGACGTCGTATCCAGCGCCTTGTCCAAAGCTTCCCGGTAGCGTTCATAATTTTCAAAAGAGCCGTAGCCCTCTTTTTCCTGCCTACCCGCGCAGAAAGGACAGTCCGTTTCCACAGGGGTGTCGTTGGAGGGCCTTGCAGGCTCTCTGTCTGTTTTTGCTGCTGCCAGCAGCTCGCAAGGGCGGAGCGGCTGGTGCATGTTTCGCCATAACAGCATGCCCGGGATACCGCCAAACAAGATAAGAGAGACACCGGCGGCCTGAACCTTAGGGTCACAGAACAGAGCAAGCCCAAAAAAGAAAACCGCAGCAGCCAAAGGGAAGAAAAAGGCATAGCCCCGCGTTCTCCGCTCAGGAGGTGCCACCACGAGCACCTTGGGAAATATCAGCCCGGCAAGGCTCCAGACAGCACAACCACAGAATATCACTACAAAAAACAGGGAATAACCGTTCATGTCTGTTTGCTCCTTTTGCTATATTCCGGGCAAAGCATAGTTTAACGACTATAGTAGCATTTATTTCCGGGTGAAACAAGATTCCCCACAACGGAAAACGCCCCGCAGGAAGGAAACTTTCTGCGGGGCGTCTCATCATAATTGAGGGCCACAACCGGCGGGAGATTGCGGCCTGTCAGGCATCTGTGCTAGGCCATCGGCGGGCGCATCCTCCTAAAGGAGGGTACTCCCATGAAACACTTCCTCCGGGACGTGCTGGCTGCCTTTGTGGCCGCCGTCCTTGCGGCCTTGGTGATTCGCTTGTTGAACCTCTAAGACGCAAGTAGCCCGGTAGGAGGTGCAACTCTTACCGGGCCAAAACTTGCGATCCAGTTAATCGCGGGGGATGTGCCCACGGCGGCGGGTGTTCGCGCACCTGCCGCCTTCTTTTTTCTAGCCGTTCCCTCCCCCCTTGGCAAGCCCCGAAAAACGGCGCTACAGGCTGGACGGATCTTTTTTCCCCTTCAGATAGGCCAGCACACCCGCGATGAAATCTTCCGGGGACATTTCATCATGGGTACAGGCATGCGAATCATGTCCCCTCCCTTACTTGGAACGCAGGTACTGCAAGATGGCAGGCATACCGAGAATCACGTCGCCCCAGACCCATAGCTTCAGCCCTGCTTCAAAAAGGATACGATTCTGCCTGCCCAGCTCGGGATGATCCCATGGGTAATCATCGGCCCTATGTTGAAAAGAGCGTACAGCAGCATGAGGACATTGAACAAAACGAACAGAAACCAGAACAGCTTCGCCCAGAAACGGCTCCGGGATGAGGTGATATGATAGCCACAGCGGGGACAGGTTCCTGCCTCGCTGCTGATCTCCCGCTTGCATTCCGGACAAAGGACAAGCGCCATTTTCCTCCCCTCCTACTGCCGCCACCCTACAAACGGGCAGCACTGTCGCCAATGCGGGCAGGCGCGGCCTTGGGGGCGCCTGCGTGCCCTTCCTTCTGCCTGGTCAGCAGCTCATCCTGCAACTGGATGATCTTTGCCTGCGCCGCCAGCAGCTTTTCCTGCAATTCCTGGATCTGGCGGCTGTCGGCCACCGGCTCCCGCTTCTCCCCTTCCGCCCGTGCGGCATCCACAATGTAGGTCAGCACATCGCCCCAGGTCCCGCCCGCTTCGGCGGCCATGGCTTCGGCCGCAGCCGCGATCTCCTGCAGGGGCACCGGCCTGTCCAGGGGCGTGCCGTGCCCGATGAGCATGGGGCCTTCGCCAAAATACAGCCATTGCCGCGACAGGCGCGGAAAGGCCTCCAGCATGGTGGGCAGCAGCGGCCACAGGTTGTGCTGGCGCTTGGCGCTCAAATAGGCGTGAAAGGTGCGGTACTGGACCCCGATCATCTCCGCGAATGCGGGCAGGCCGCCGAAAAATTTTCCCGCCGTCGTAACACGCTCGTATAATTCAGAATTATTTGTTCTGTTCATTTTTATCCCTGAATCTGCGTTGACAAATATGTATGAATCATACATATTTTCCCCACATACATACACATTCAATATCCCCGCCGAACAAAAAGAGGATTTTATGCAGCAGTTTATCTTAACCCCCACAGGCAGGCAAGAGCAGCGCTTCCTCAAGCTCAAGGTCTGGATGCTGGAGCACGGCATCACCTTTGAATCTATTGGAAAATTCCTCGGCATATCTGGCCGGTCCGTCAGCAAGAGCTTGCGTAACGAGCGCATGCCCGTGCGGCATCACCGTGTCCTGCGCTACCGGCTGGACATCCCCGTGGAGCTCCTGCCCAGGGCCGAGGATGTGCCCACCGGCCCCAAGCCCCGCACGCGCTGATCCGCGCTATTGTGTCCGCATATCGCATTTTCGATGAATGAACCACGCAAACAATAACGGGATTTTCGCATGAACCGTCCTCCCTATCCCTCCCTCACGGCCGTGGTCCATGGCATGGTCAAGGCGGCCCCCTCTGGCCTGGATGCCCGCACGGTGGCGGACCTGGTGGGCAAGCCCTACGCCACCCTGATGAGCGAGCTCTCGCAGCAGCCCGGCCACAAGCTGGGCGCGGAACTGCTCCTGCCGCTCATGGACGTCTGCGAGAGCGATCTGCCGCTGGTCTTCCTGGCCAGGCAGCGCGGCGGTGCCTTCGTGCCCCTGCGCCTCCCGGATGACGGGCCGGTGCAGCTTGTCACGGGCCTGAGCGTCAGCATCCGCGAGTTCGGGGAATTCGCCGTGGCGGCGGCGGAGCAGATCGCGGACGGCAAGATCACGGCGGAAGAGCTGCAGGAGATGCGCCGCCTGAGCCACGAGGCCGTGGAGGCCATCATGCAACTGGTGGCGCTGGCGGGCGATGTCCATGACCGCCAGCTATCCCCCGAATAACAAAAAAAGGCCCCGGGCGCTGGTACCGCCCGAGGCCTGACCCCTCACAAAGGAGAGTGCTATGTCCCAAGAACTGTATGCAAAGCCCGCGGCCTCTGTCAAGACAGCCAGCTATCTGGTGCGCCTGCGCGGCCTGCCGCCCCAGCGCCTGAGCATGACCCATCGTGCCCTGCTGGCATTCCTGCAGCAGGCCGGACAGCGCCGGGCAGCAGCCGTGGCGTAGGAGGAAGCATGGGCGCTCTGTCTCCTGAAGAACGGGCAAAGCTGCGGGCCGTGGCGGATATGATCCCCGACCTGCCGGAACTGCGCCAGGCACAAAAGTGCAAGGTGGCCATCTCTGTCCTGTTCCATGTCCTGCGCGTCTGGAAGCCGATTTTTGAAAAGGCCGCTCCGGAGCAATATGCAAAGATCTGCAAGTGGCTGGCAGTTGTGGCCACGGGATACGCTGCCCGCGTCAAGAGGCGGCGCGAGGTCGAGTATGCGCTGGAAAAAATGGAGAACCGCCTGCGCCCCTACCTCAAAAAAACAGGGCTGCCGCCTGAGCGCCGGGCTTTTCTGGCCTGCGCCATGCTGGCGGCGGCCCTGACCCTGATGGACGATGCCAGAGCCACCTGTCCGCTCTATGCCCGCACGGGCGCATGGCGCTATGCCTGCCAGACAACGGACACACTGGTGACGGCTCTGATGCGTGCCTTCCCGGGCTGCGATGAGCGCGGGACGGAAATATATTTTGACCTTACGAGGTGAGTATGGACGACGATATCTCCCCTTTCATCGGCCAGAAACGCGCCGATATCCTGCGCGGCGTCAAGGAGTTCATGGACCGGGGCAAGCAGGAAGGAGCCCGCGGGAGGATCTGCGTGATGATCGCCTTCGGGGATGCTGCAAAATCGCACTTGAGCTTCCGCTCCGCGTCCGGAGCGCTTTGCATGTCCGAGGTGGCGGAGTTCGGCGCGCTGGCCCTGGGCGAGATCGTGGCGCATCTCAAAAAAGCCCCTCTCGCCGACGATATCCTTCCCCGGCAGTAGGAGGTCCGTATGTCTACCCTGTTGATGGATGCATCCCTCGCCAGGCAGGCCGTGCGCCACTTTGGTCTGGATGCCCAGCTGCAGATCCTGCAGGAAGAACTGGCCGAGGCCATCGTGGCCATCAGTCACCTGCGCCGCGGCCGCTGCGGCTCCCGTGAGGACGTGGTGGATGCCATCGGCGACGTGCTGGTGATGATCGACCAGTTGCGCACCGAGCCCTTTATGGCCGATGAGCTCGACGCCAGTGTCGCGCTCAAGTGCGAACGCCTGCGCGCCCT contains these protein-coding regions:
- a CDS encoding phage regulatory CII family protein gives rise to the protein MNRPPYPSLTAVVHGMVKAAPSGLDARTVADLVGKPYATLMSELSQQPGHKLGAELLLPLMDVCESDLPLVFLARQRGGAFVPLRLPDDGPVQLVTGLSVSIREFGEFAVAAAEQIADGKITAEELQEMRRLSHEAVEAIMQLVALAGDVHDRQLSPE
- a CDS encoding XRE family transcriptional regulator; the encoded protein is MQQFILTPTGRQEQRFLKLKVWMLEHGITFESIGKFLGISGRSVSKSLRNERMPVRHHRVLRYRLDIPVELLPRAEDVPTGPKPRTR